One part of the Mesorhizobium sp. M4B.F.Ca.ET.058.02.1.1 genome encodes these proteins:
- the aceA gene encoding isocitrate lyase, which produces MTDFYNLVPSAPEGRFDGIERPYSPEDVKRLRGSVQIRQSLAEMGANRLWKLIHEEDFVNALGAMSGNQAMQQVRAGLKAIYLSGWQVAADANTASAMYPDQSLYPANAAPELVKRINRTLQRADQIETSEGKGLSVETWFAPIVADAEAGFGGPLNAFEIMKAFIEAGAAGVHYEDQLASEKKCGHLGGKVLIPTAAHIRNLNAARLAADVMGTPTLVVARTDAEAAKLLTSDIDERDQPFVDYDAGRTVEGFYQVRNGIEPCIARAIAYAPHADLIWCETSKPDLAQAKKFAEGVRRHHPGKLLAYNCSPSFNWKKNLDDATIAKFQRELGAMGYKFQFITLAGFHQLNFGMFELARGYKARQMAAYSELQEAEFAAEVHGYTATKHQREVGTGYFDAVSMAITGGQSSTTAMHESTEHAQFKPAAE; this is translated from the coding sequence ATGACCGATTTTTACAACCTCGTCCCATCCGCGCCCGAAGGTCGCTTCGATGGTATCGAGCGGCCCTATTCGCCCGAGGATGTGAAGCGGCTGCGCGGCTCGGTCCAGATTCGCCAGAGCCTTGCCGAAATGGGCGCCAACCGGCTGTGGAAACTCATCCACGAGGAGGACTTCGTCAACGCCCTCGGCGCCATGTCCGGCAACCAGGCCATGCAGCAGGTCAGAGCCGGGCTGAAGGCGATCTATCTGTCAGGCTGGCAGGTCGCGGCCGATGCCAACACCGCGTCCGCCATGTATCCCGACCAGTCGCTCTACCCCGCCAATGCGGCGCCGGAGCTGGTCAAGCGCATCAACCGCACCTTGCAGCGCGCCGACCAGATCGAGACATCCGAAGGCAAGGGGCTTTCGGTCGAGACCTGGTTCGCGCCAATCGTCGCCGACGCCGAGGCCGGCTTCGGCGGACCGCTCAACGCCTTCGAGATAATGAAGGCCTTCATCGAGGCGGGTGCGGCCGGCGTCCACTACGAGGACCAGCTGGCGTCGGAAAAGAAGTGCGGCCATCTCGGCGGCAAGGTCCTGATCCCGACGGCGGCGCATATCCGCAACCTCAATGCGGCCCGCCTCGCGGCCGACGTAATGGGCACGCCGACGCTGGTCGTGGCACGCACCGACGCGGAGGCGGCGAAGCTTTTGACGTCGGATATCGACGAGCGCGACCAGCCCTTCGTCGACTATGATGCCGGCCGCACGGTCGAGGGCTTTTACCAGGTCAGGAACGGCATCGAGCCCTGCATAGCGCGCGCCATTGCCTATGCGCCGCATGCGGACCTCATCTGGTGCGAGACCTCGAAGCCCGATCTGGCGCAGGCCAAGAAGTTCGCCGAGGGTGTGCGCAGGCATCATCCGGGCAAGCTGCTCGCCTACAACTGCTCGCCGTCGTTCAACTGGAAGAAGAACCTCGACGACGCGACGATCGCCAAGTTCCAGCGGGAACTCGGCGCCATGGGCTACAAGTTCCAGTTCATCACGCTGGCCGGCTTCCACCAGCTCAACTTCGGCATGTTCGAGCTGGCCCGTGGCTACAAGGCGAGGCAGATGGCGGCCTATTCGGAACTGCAGGAGGCTGAATTCGCGGCCGAGGTCCATGGCTACACCGCGACCAAGCACCAGCGCGAGGTCGGCACCGGCTATTTCGACGCGGTCTCGATGGCGATCACCGGCGGTCAGTCGTCGACCACCGCCATGCATGAATCGACCGAGCACGCCCAGTTCAAGCCGGCAGCCGAGTGA
- a CDS encoding glutamine synthetase family protein produces the protein MPPEKKEVRPSSRGGRTRTPAFLKNQRGVKSWKEASAWLEWRGIEDIECITPDQAGVARGKMMPSKKFTSNTSLALPSAVFMTTISGGYPEDGNGFHYPEDDGDLKLMPDLSTLTVVPWEEDPTAAVICDLVHQDGRSVEFTPRNVLKRVLAAYADRGLRPVVAPEIEFYLVRKNPDPDYPLTPPVGRSGRPIGGGAGYSIAGVNEFDELIDDIYHFSEGQGLEIDTLIHEEGAGQLEINLRHGDPIELADQVFMFKRTIREAALKHEIYATFMAKPIQGQPGSAMHIHQSIVDRKTGRNVFSAEDGSETEDFFHFIGGMQKHVPNALVMFAPYVNSYRRLTQAASAPVNNKWGYDNRTTAFRVPRSDPAARRVENRIPSSDANPYLALAASLACGLVGMINKVKAEPPVLTTANADEIDLPRSLLEAVDLFEGDEELCAILGKSFTATYAAIKRAEFETFMEVISPWEREYLLLNV, from the coding sequence ATGCCGCCTGAAAAAAAGGAAGTCCGTCCGTCTAGCCGCGGAGGGCGTACCCGCACGCCTGCCTTCTTGAAGAACCAACGCGGCGTGAAGAGCTGGAAGGAGGCCAGCGCCTGGCTGGAATGGCGCGGCATCGAGGACATCGAATGCATCACGCCTGACCAGGCCGGCGTTGCCCGCGGCAAGATGATGCCGTCGAAGAAATTCACCTCCAACACCTCGCTGGCGCTGCCCTCGGCGGTGTTCATGACAACGATTTCCGGCGGTTATCCCGAGGACGGCAACGGTTTCCACTATCCGGAGGATGACGGCGATCTCAAGTTGATGCCGGACCTTTCGACGCTGACCGTGGTGCCGTGGGAAGAGGACCCGACGGCGGCGGTGATCTGCGACCTCGTCCATCAGGATGGCCGCTCGGTCGAGTTCACGCCGCGCAACGTGTTGAAGCGCGTGCTCGCGGCTTACGCCGATCGCGGGCTGAGGCCAGTTGTGGCGCCCGAGATCGAATTCTACCTGGTGCGCAAGAATCCCGACCCGGACTATCCGCTGACGCCGCCGGTCGGGCGCTCGGGACGGCCGATCGGCGGCGGCGCCGGCTATTCGATCGCCGGCGTCAACGAGTTCGACGAGCTGATCGACGACATCTACCATTTTTCCGAAGGGCAAGGCCTGGAGATCGACACGCTGATCCACGAGGAGGGCGCCGGCCAGCTCGAGATCAATTTGCGCCACGGCGATCCGATCGAGCTCGCCGACCAGGTGTTCATGTTCAAGCGCACCATCCGCGAGGCGGCGCTGAAGCACGAGATTTACGCCACCTTCATGGCCAAGCCCATCCAGGGCCAGCCCGGATCGGCCATGCACATCCACCAATCGATCGTCGACAGGAAGACCGGGAGGAACGTGTTCTCGGCCGAGGACGGCTCGGAGACGGAGGATTTCTTCCACTTCATTGGCGGCATGCAGAAGCATGTGCCGAACGCGCTGGTGATGTTCGCGCCCTATGTCAATTCCTACCGGCGGCTGACGCAGGCGGCATCGGCACCGGTCAACAACAAATGGGGCTACGATAACCGCACCACGGCCTTCCGCGTGCCGCGTTCGGATCCGGCGGCGCGGCGTGTCGAAAACCGCATTCCGTCCTCGGACGCAAACCCCTACCTGGCGCTGGCGGCATCGCTCGCCTGCGGCCTGGTCGGCATGATCAACAAGGTCAAGGCCGAGCCTCCGGTGCTGACCACCGCCAACGCCGATGAGATCGACCTGCCGCGCAGCCTGCTCGAAGCCGTCGACCTGTTCGAAGGCGACGAGGAACTCTGCGCGATCCTCGGCAAGTCGTTCACCGCCACCTATGCGGCGATCAAGCGGGCTGAGTTCGAGACCTTCATGGAAGTGATCAGCCCGTGGGAGCGGGAGTATTTGTTGCTGAATGTTTAG
- a CDS encoding HAD family hydrolase — translation MAGHELTTIGFDADDTLWQNEQFFRLTEKRFAGLLAEHGEAEHISARLLEAERRNLAVYGFGIKGFTLSMIETAIEISGGRVPGSVVAEILAAGREMLSHPIEPLAHARETVEKLAGSYRLVLITKGDLFDQERKLAQSGLGDLFDAVEIVSDKSATTYARIFSRHGDGPEKSMMVGNSLKSDVVPAIDAGGWGVHVPHELTWVLEHVEPPRAAPRFRQIADLGELPRLIESIVSSG, via the coding sequence ATGGCCGGCCATGAACTGACGACGATCGGCTTCGATGCCGACGACACGCTGTGGCAGAACGAGCAGTTCTTCCGCCTGACCGAGAAGCGCTTCGCAGGACTGTTGGCCGAGCATGGCGAGGCGGAGCATATTTCGGCGCGGCTACTCGAAGCGGAAAGGCGCAACCTTGCCGTCTACGGCTTCGGCATCAAGGGCTTCACCCTGTCGATGATCGAAACCGCGATCGAGATCAGCGGCGGCCGTGTGCCGGGATCGGTGGTCGCCGAAATCCTTGCCGCCGGCCGCGAGATGCTCAGCCATCCGATCGAGCCGCTGGCCCATGCGCGCGAGACGGTGGAGAAGCTGGCCGGTTCCTATCGCCTGGTGCTGATCACCAAGGGTGACCTTTTCGACCAGGAACGCAAGCTGGCGCAATCAGGCCTCGGCGATCTGTTCGACGCCGTCGAGATCGTCAGCGACAAGAGCGCGACCACCTATGCCCGAATCTTCAGCCGCCATGGCGACGGGCCCGAGAAAAGCATGATGGTCGGCAACTCGCTCAAATCCGATGTCGTTCCGGCCATCGACGCCGGCGGCTGGGGCGTGCACGTGCCGCACGAGTTGACCTGGGTGCTCGAACATGTCGAGCCGCCGAGGGCCGCGCCGCGTTTTCGCCAGATCGCCGATCTTGGCGAACTGCCAAGGTTGATTGAAAGCATCGTTTCTAGCGGCTGA
- a CDS encoding helix-turn-helix domain-containing protein codes for MADQKIFAGPRIRRIRNAKGLTQTAMAEGLGISPSYLNLIERNQRPLTVQLILRLASVYKVDPHELQGEAKGSISALKEVFGDPLLAAELPGDQELIELAEAAPNASAAMVKLFRAYREQAERLSDLNELLAREGRATALSGARLPVDEVHEIFERRPNHFAALEEEAEAFTALLDPGDDLFGALKAWLRREYGIVVKVLPVATMPNWRRRYDRHSQRLFLSERLSPFDQLREVAMEASLIRMTVAVAGEIQALKLTTDEARRLARFELGRYAAHALMMPYQAFHAAALRARYDIDVLRSRFGVSFEQAANRLTMLQRPGASGVPFFMLEVDNAGNRFRKAGSQGFPQSRFGGGCPKLPVHAAFTQPGQILVEAVEMPDGAEFLCIARTLEGPQGAFSERPRRTALLIGCDIGFRDEIVYGGALPGTASGKSGQGVAVATPVGPACRLCERIGCLARAEPPVTRPLGLDEMVTGLSAFDFQ; via the coding sequence GTGGCTGACCAGAAGATTTTTGCCGGGCCGCGCATCCGCCGCATCCGCAATGCCAAGGGCCTGACCCAGACGGCGATGGCCGAAGGGTTAGGCATCTCGCCGTCCTATCTCAATCTGATCGAGCGCAACCAGCGGCCGCTGACGGTGCAACTGATCCTCAGGCTGGCCTCGGTCTACAAGGTCGATCCGCATGAATTGCAGGGCGAGGCGAAGGGGTCGATTTCGGCGCTCAAGGAAGTGTTCGGCGACCCGCTGCTGGCGGCCGAACTGCCGGGCGACCAGGAGCTGATCGAGCTCGCCGAAGCGGCCCCCAACGCATCCGCCGCGATGGTGAAACTGTTCCGCGCCTATCGCGAGCAGGCCGAGCGGCTTTCCGATCTCAACGAGCTCCTGGCGCGCGAGGGCCGCGCCACCGCGCTGTCCGGCGCCCGCCTGCCGGTCGATGAGGTGCATGAGATATTCGAGCGCCGGCCGAACCATTTCGCCGCGCTGGAGGAGGAGGCCGAGGCCTTCACCGCGCTGCTTGACCCCGGCGACGACCTGTTCGGCGCGCTGAAAGCCTGGCTTAGGCGCGAATACGGCATCGTCGTCAAGGTGCTGCCCGTCGCCACCATGCCGAACTGGCGCCGCCGCTACGATCGCCACTCGCAACGCCTGTTCCTGTCCGAGCGGCTGTCGCCCTTCGACCAATTGCGCGAAGTGGCGATGGAAGCCTCGCTGATCCGCATGACGGTCGCGGTAGCTGGAGAGATCCAGGCGCTGAAGCTGACCACGGACGAGGCCCGCCGGCTCGCCCGCTTCGAGCTCGGCCGCTACGCGGCGCATGCCCTGATGATGCCCTATCAGGCCTTCCATGCCGCCGCGCTGCGTGCCCGTTACGATATCGACGTGCTGCGTTCGCGCTTCGGCGTGTCCTTCGAGCAGGCGGCCAACCGCCTGACCATGCTGCAGCGTCCCGGCGCCTCCGGTGTGCCGTTCTTCATGCTTGAGGTCGACAATGCCGGCAACCGCTTCCGCAAGGCGGGCAGCCAGGGCTTTCCGCAGAGCCGCTTCGGCGGCGGCTGTCCGAAGCTGCCGGTCCATGCCGCCTTCACCCAGCCCGGCCAGATCCTGGTGGAGGCGGTGGAAATGCCTGACGGCGCCGAATTCCTCTGCATTGCCCGCACGCTGGAAGGGCCACAGGGCGCGTTCTCGGAGCGGCCGCGCCGCACGGCGCTGCTCATCGGCTGCGATATCGGCTTTCGTGACGAGATCGTCTATGGCGGCGCCCTTCCGGGAACGGCGAGCGGCAAGTCGGGGCAGGGCGTCGCCGTCGCCACGCCGGTGGGACCCGCCTGCCGGCTCTGCGAACGCATCGGTTGCCTGGCGCGCGCCGAGCCGCCGGTGACGCGGCCGCTTGGCCTGGACGAGATGGTGACCGGCTTGAGCGCCTTCGATTTCCAGTGA
- a CDS encoding response regulator, whose product MSPSNRETRTERHLNPEGRGGGAEMLTDFSQVLVIGKSPINRVVVSKIVEKSGLKPISESPDTAAKALRCLIPGAIVLDGGADNKDCDALISGIDALRRISGKALPSVILLSTKTGTPESLGLSSVIDVVIAKPITPERLQPVIDRLIGSGRG is encoded by the coding sequence ATGAGCCCCAGCAATCGCGAGACCAGGACTGAAAGACATCTGAATCCGGAGGGCCGTGGCGGCGGCGCCGAGATGCTGACCGATTTCTCTCAGGTGCTCGTCATCGGAAAGTCGCCGATAAACAGGGTCGTGGTGTCGAAAATCGTCGAGAAATCAGGGCTGAAGCCGATTTCCGAATCGCCCGATACGGCGGCGAAAGCCTTGCGCTGCCTCATTCCCGGCGCGATCGTGCTCGACGGCGGCGCCGACAACAAGGACTGCGACGCGTTGATCTCCGGAATAGATGCGCTCAGGCGGATTTCGGGCAAGGCATTGCCCTCGGTGATCCTGCTTTCAACCAAGACTGGCACACCGGAGAGCCTGGGTCTCTCGAGTGTGATCGATGTCGTGATCGCCAAACCGATCACTCCCGAGAGGCTGCAACCGGTGATCGACCGCCTGATCGGGTCAGGGCGCGGCTAG